From Echinicola soli, a single genomic window includes:
- a CDS encoding IPT/TIG domain-containing protein: MRLNKIRNKRGLCTLYLLLAIVCGLFYGCQMDNQEEMESSPFDPSKPVVVSGFTPSSGGAGQRLVIYGQNFGTDPDIVSVFIGGKEAKVINVKGESLYCLVPKQAFDGDIEVRVGGADIQVIADSDKYFDYQRKMVVSTLVGYKNDRGDEPWKDGKFKAEDQNDMASGFWEPSFMKFDPLNPKHLWVTFDFNNGLYLIDLEDSTVTKKRSDFDRPRSIDFTNDGQYMIIAEDRGGENDRATYRLSRDKDWQDREILTRYRQCNGASVHPVNGELYFNSYEKGQFFRFDLNKYFSEGLEDKDYETLFVVHDPQWEYKVFIHPSGNYAYILVINQHYILRVDYNWEKEQFNQPYLVCGQLRSPGYQDGVGADVRMRNPYQGVFVKNEEYAGEGKPDEYDFYFTDQYNHAIRKLTPQGSVTTFAGRGSSSINPDPYGYVDGDLREEARFDRPSGIAYSDGAFYIGDQMNHRIRKIALEEMDSDDAEPEEEDKIEE, encoded by the coding sequence ATGCGTTTAAATAAAATAAGAAATAAAAGGGGACTGTGTACACTTTATTTGCTATTGGCGATAGTGTGTGGACTCTTTTACGGTTGTCAGATGGACAATCAGGAAGAAATGGAATCTTCGCCTTTCGATCCTTCCAAGCCCGTGGTGGTGTCTGGTTTTACACCCAGTTCGGGTGGGGCAGGACAGCGTCTTGTGATCTATGGACAGAACTTCGGCACAGATCCTGATATCGTGTCGGTATTTATCGGAGGAAAAGAGGCAAAAGTCATCAATGTGAAAGGAGAGTCACTTTACTGCCTGGTGCCCAAGCAGGCATTTGATGGAGACATTGAAGTACGTGTAGGAGGAGCTGACATACAGGTAATCGCTGATTCAGACAAGTATTTTGACTATCAGCGTAAGATGGTGGTATCCACCCTGGTCGGGTATAAAAATGACCGCGGGGATGAACCTTGGAAGGATGGAAAGTTCAAAGCTGAAGACCAAAATGATATGGCGAGTGGTTTTTGGGAACCTTCTTTCATGAAATTTGATCCGCTTAATCCAAAGCACCTTTGGGTTACATTTGACTTTAATAATGGCCTCTATCTGATTGATTTGGAAGATAGCACGGTAACCAAAAAACGCTCGGATTTTGATCGGCCCCGGAGTATTGATTTTACCAATGATGGCCAATACATGATCATCGCAGAAGACCGTGGTGGTGAAAATGACCGTGCGACTTACCGTTTGTCACGGGACAAAGATTGGCAGGATCGGGAAATACTGACCAGATACAGGCAATGTAACGGTGCATCAGTCCACCCGGTGAATGGGGAATTGTACTTCAACAGTTATGAGAAAGGGCAGTTTTTCCGCTTTGATTTGAATAAATATTTCAGCGAAGGACTTGAAGACAAGGATTATGAAACCTTGTTCGTGGTGCATGATCCCCAGTGGGAATATAAAGTCTTTATCCATCCATCCGGAAACTACGCCTACATTTTGGTCATCAACCAGCATTACATCCTCCGTGTGGATTATAATTGGGAAAAGGAACAGTTTAACCAACCCTACCTGGTATGCGGGCAGCTAAGAAGCCCCGGGTATCAAGATGGTGTGGGCGCTGATGTTCGTATGAGAAATCCTTACCAGGGGGTATTTGTAAAAAATGAGGAATACGCAGGAGAAGGTAAGCCTGATGAATATGACTTTTATTTTACTGACCAGTATAACCACGCCATTCGAAAGCTTACTCCACAAGGAAGTGTGACGACCTTTGCGGGCAGGGGGAGTTCGAGTATCAACCCCGACCCGTACGGCTATGTAGATGGTGACTTAAGGGAGGAAGCGCGCTTTGACAGGCCTTCCGGAATTGCCTATAGCGATGGGGCGTTTTACATTGGAGACCAGATGAATCACCGGATTCGTAAAATAGCCCTTGAGGAAATGGATTCAGATGATGCGGAACCAGAAGAAGAGGATAAAATAGAGGAATAA